In the Chryseobacterium sp. MYb264 genome, one interval contains:
- a CDS encoding helix-turn-helix domain-containing protein — MKFNNIQSCHLGPEISPEQFIPEHFFLFLLRGSMVAYDGYKYYSMKQGDYCIARKNHLVRYTKHKEDGQFEKVIIAFDEAFLKKFLERHPYQVEATDNDDSFLFVKEDKFIKSYIDSLEPYYNGKEQIEATFVDVKREELLMILLKNHSSLKDIFFNFNSPHKADLELFMNSNYKFNISLERFAYLSGRSLSTFKREFKTIFATSPGKWLTHRRLQEARYLLEHEHKKPNEIYFELGFEDLSHFSFAFKKQFGDSPKNIVDKKTIVH; from the coding sequence ATGAAATTTAATAATATACAATCTTGTCATTTGGGTCCGGAAATTTCTCCAGAACAATTTATTCCGGAGCATTTCTTTTTGTTTTTACTGAGAGGTTCTATGGTCGCCTACGACGGTTATAAATATTACTCGATGAAACAAGGCGATTATTGTATTGCCAGAAAAAATCATCTCGTACGATATACAAAACATAAAGAAGACGGGCAGTTTGAAAAGGTAATTATTGCTTTTGATGAGGCTTTTTTAAAGAAATTTTTGGAACGACATCCTTATCAGGTCGAAGCTACCGACAATGATGATTCTTTTTTGTTTGTAAAAGAAGATAAGTTTATTAAAAGTTACATCGATTCATTAGAACCATATTATAATGGAAAAGAACAAATTGAAGCGACTTTTGTAGACGTTAAACGTGAAGAATTGTTGATGATTTTGCTGAAAAATCATTCAAGCTTAAAAGATATTTTCTTCAATTTTAATAGTCCGCATAAAGCTGATTTGGAATTGTTTATGAATAGTAATTATAAATTCAATATTAGTCTTGAGCGCTTTGCATATCTTTCAGGACGAAGCTTATCTACCTTTAAAAGAGAATTCAAGACTATTTTTGCTACTTCGCCTGGGAAATGGCTCACTCATCGCAGACTTCAAGAAGCCCGCTATCTTTTGGAGCACGAGCATAAAAAACCCAATGAGATCTATTTTGAACTTGGTTTTGAAGACCTTTCGCATTTTTCGTTTGCTTTTAAAAAACAATTTGGAGACAGCCCGAAGAATATTGTAGATAAGAAAACGATTGTACATTAA
- a CDS encoding SDR family NAD(P)-dependent oxidoreductase, with the protein MSKIVFITGASKGFGKLWAEALLERGDKVAATARNIAALEDLKDKYGDQILPLKLDVNNRTEVFEVTAQVEKHFGRIDVLINNAGFGLFGTTEETTEQQAREQMETNFFGSLWVAQAVLPVMRKQKSGHIIQISSFLGLTTLPLLGLYNASKFAVEGLIETIGSETAHLGIKATLIEPNGFATDWAGASAVQTSSEIIDYNLVREAFAETGENPDTWGKPEATVEPVLNLIDNQNPPQRVLFGKIAYHVVNEVYTKRLDEIQNWKEVSIAAHGH; encoded by the coding sequence ATGAGTAAAATAGTTTTTATCACAGGAGCATCTAAAGGATTCGGGAAATTATGGGCTGAAGCACTTTTGGAAAGAGGAGACAAAGTAGCGGCAACGGCAAGAAACATTGCTGCATTAGAAGATTTGAAAGATAAATATGGAGACCAAATTCTTCCTTTGAAACTGGATGTCAACAACCGTACAGAAGTTTTTGAAGTAACGGCACAAGTAGAAAAACATTTCGGAAGAATTGATGTTTTGATTAATAATGCAGGTTTTGGTTTATTCGGAACGACAGAAGAAACGACGGAACAGCAGGCGAGAGAACAAATGGAAACTAACTTCTTCGGGTCGCTTTGGGTGGCACAGGCGGTTTTACCGGTGATGAGAAAACAAAAAAGCGGACATATTATTCAGATTTCCAGCTTTTTGGGATTAACGACTTTACCGCTTTTAGGATTGTACAACGCTTCAAAATTCGCAGTGGAAGGATTAATTGAAACCATCGGTTCTGAAACCGCACATTTGGGAATTAAAGCGACGTTGATTGAACCAAACGGATTTGCCACAGACTGGGCAGGAGCTTCGGCAGTACAGACTTCTTCGGAGATTATAGATTACAATCTGGTACGTGAGGCATTTGCAGAAACAGGGGAAAATCCTGATACCTGGGGAAAACCGGAAGCGACAGTGGAACCTGTTTTGAATCTTATCGACAATCAAAATCCTCCGCAAAGAGTATTGTTTGGTAAAATTGCTTATCATGTTGTGAATGAGGTTTACACGAAAAGATTAGACGAAATCCAAAACTGGAAAGAGGTGAGTATTGCCGCTCACGGTCATTAA
- a CDS encoding winged helix-turn-helix transcriptional regulator: MAKVSGNIEKKDCQEIMLPILDALEILKGKWKLPIIVSLSFGSKRFKEISREISGITDRVLSKELKELEINFLITRTVHDTFPPTVEYEITEHGLSLEKVIMAMKDWGLEHRKKVTGK; this comes from the coding sequence ATGGCTAAAGTTTCTGGAAATATTGAGAAAAAAGACTGTCAGGAAATTATGCTTCCGATACTGGATGCGCTGGAAATCCTAAAAGGAAAATGGAAACTTCCGATTATCGTTTCTCTGTCTTTTGGTAGTAAAAGATTTAAAGAAATTTCAAGAGAAATCTCTGGAATTACCGACCGTGTTTTGTCTAAGGAATTAAAAGAACTGGAAATTAATTTTCTGATTACCAGAACCGTTCACGACACCTTTCCGCCAACAGTAGAATACGAAATTACGGAACACGGTTTGTCTCTGGAAAAAGTCATTATGGCGATGAAAGACTGGGGACTGGAACATAGAAAAAAAGTCACAGGAAAGTAG
- a CDS encoding helix-turn-helix domain-containing protein produces the protein MQHYKTLTELHLGNHWGAPEHPLFSMIGCQSECRLGNREFTTDCYVIAFKKIKSGIFMYGRTPYDHDNGCLFFAKPRQIIEMKNLEFEEKGYMLMIHEDYLNGHELFKEIEKYSFFDYEVTEALHLSPKEEQIILELHSKIQGEYFNNPDEYSREIILSHISSILKYAQRYYKRQFIDRAQVTGKTASKFNDALRKYIGEGLLEKNGLPNVAFLADQLFVSPRYLSDLLKQETGKTAMELIHIFMISEAKNLLRLGEKGVAEIAYELGFENASYFTRLFKKQTGMKPLEFRKSQMN, from the coding sequence ATGCAACATTACAAAACCCTTACCGAATTACATTTGGGTAATCATTGGGGCGCTCCGGAACATCCGCTTTTCAGTATGATTGGCTGTCAGTCGGAGTGTCGATTGGGGAACAGAGAGTTTACCACAGATTGTTATGTGATAGCTTTCAAGAAAATAAAATCAGGAATTTTTATGTACGGTCGCACACCGTATGACCATGACAACGGCTGTCTGTTTTTTGCGAAACCAAGACAGATTATCGAGATGAAAAACCTTGAGTTTGAAGAAAAAGGCTATATGCTGATGATTCACGAAGATTATCTGAATGGGCACGAGCTTTTCAAGGAAATTGAAAAATACAGTTTCTTTGATTATGAAGTGACGGAAGCTTTGCACCTTTCTCCAAAAGAAGAGCAGATTATTCTGGAACTTCACTCGAAAATTCAGGGAGAATATTTTAATAATCCCGATGAATACAGTCGTGAGATTATTTTAAGTCATATTTCATCGATTTTAAAATATGCACAGCGTTATTACAAAAGACAGTTTATTGACAGAGCTCAGGTGACCGGAAAGACAGCTTCAAAATTCAATGACGCACTTAGAAAATACATCGGCGAAGGTTTGCTTGAGAAAAACGGACTTCCGAATGTTGCTTTTTTAGCCGACCAGCTTTTTGTTTCGCCAAGATATCTGAGTGATTTATTAAAGCAGGAAACAGGAAAAACCGCAATGGAGCTAATTCATATATTTATGATTTCCGAAGCTAAAAATCTGTTGAGGTTAGGTGAAAAAGGTGTGGCTGAAATCGCTTATGAATTAGGCTTTGAAAATGCCTCTTACTTCACAAGATTATTCAAAAAGCAGACAGGAATGAAGCCTTTAGAGTTCAGGAAGTCACAGATGAATTAA
- a CDS encoding SDR family oxidoreductase: MENIQANKTVLVTGGTGFLGIHIILQLLHQDFNVKTTLRSLSKKDVIIKALQQGGIEDFSNLSFYEANLTEDKNWDEAVKNCDYVLHVASPFPAKDPKDENELIIPARDGALRLLKASRDAGVKRVVLTSSFAAVGYSINNENHIFTEEDWTNSNVELPAYIKSKTIAEQSAWEFIEKQGNGLELSVINPVGIFGPVIGGITSASLDVAVSGILKGNLEYTPTFTMGVVDVRDVADIHIKAMLHPKANGERFIATSEGVMSFYDVAELFKKERPQYTSTIKNLEPIGREFYKEISNNKARTILNWNPRSREEALLASADSLNENF, from the coding sequence ATGGAAAATATACAGGCAAACAAAACTGTTTTGGTAACAGGAGGAACCGGATTTTTAGGAATTCATATCATTTTACAGTTATTACATCAAGATTTTAATGTGAAAACTACGCTTCGATCATTGTCTAAAAAGGATGTAATTATTAAAGCATTACAACAAGGCGGAATCGAAGATTTTTCTAATCTTTCTTTCTACGAAGCAAATCTTACCGAAGATAAAAATTGGGATGAAGCGGTTAAAAACTGTGATTATGTACTTCACGTAGCATCGCCCTTTCCTGCTAAAGATCCGAAAGATGAAAACGAACTTATTATACCGGCAAGAGACGGCGCACTTCGTCTACTGAAAGCGTCTCGTGATGCAGGAGTGAAAAGAGTGGTACTCACATCATCTTTTGCAGCTGTTGGTTACAGTATCAATAATGAAAACCATATTTTTACAGAAGAAGACTGGACAAATTCGAATGTAGAACTTCCTGCTTACATCAAGTCCAAAACGATTGCTGAACAATCGGCTTGGGAATTTATCGAAAAACAAGGAAATGGTTTGGAGCTATCGGTTATCAATCCTGTTGGAATTTTTGGTCCTGTCATTGGAGGCATTACTTCTGCTTCATTAGATGTTGCAGTTTCTGGAATTCTTAAAGGAAATTTAGAGTACACGCCAACTTTTACAATGGGTGTTGTAGATGTGAGAGATGTTGCTGATATTCATATAAAAGCAATGCTTCATCCTAAGGCTAATGGAGAACGTTTTATTGCCACTTCGGAAGGTGTGATGAGCTTTTATGATGTTGCCGAGTTATTCAAAAAAGAGAGACCTCAGTATACATCAACAATCAAAAACCTTGAACCCATTGGCAGAGAATTTTACAAGGAGATATCCAATAATAAAGCGAGAACTATTCTCAATTGGAATCCAAGAAGCCGTGAAGAGGCACTTTTGGCAAGCGCAGATAGTTTGAATGAAAATTTTTAA
- a CDS encoding MBL fold metallo-hydrolase: MNTINNIKNSGYFTFPIGTLQVFVFTDGESVIENIQPMFAPNINPSDIENFLSQHFLSPDKLTLAGNVLAIKTADKTILIDAGCGQKLGPNSGKLVENLISAGIQPENITDIVLTHAHPDHIGGIVNADDSLAFPNAKIYLSKTEYDFWTAEIPDFSKGTQDAVADFEIQFAKHHLSLIDSDIEFYKDEAELFGFLKLENAPGHTPGHTVITISSAGEELVHIADTFQHIILVEHPEWGNQIDSDFEQAVKTRKEVLEKLASTKQLLFGDHLPFPGLGFIEKNENSYRFIPKAFYTL; encoded by the coding sequence ATGAATACAATCAACAACATTAAAAATTCAGGATATTTTACATTTCCAATTGGGACATTACAGGTTTTTGTTTTTACAGACGGAGAATCTGTGATAGAAAATATTCAGCCAATGTTTGCTCCGAATATCAATCCATCAGACATTGAAAATTTTCTCAGCCAACATTTTCTTTCTCCTGACAAACTGACTTTAGCAGGTAATGTTCTTGCAATAAAAACAGCAGATAAAACTATTTTAATTGATGCCGGATGCGGACAAAAACTCGGTCCAAACAGCGGGAAATTAGTAGAAAATCTGATTTCAGCCGGAATTCAACCTGAAAATATCACAGATATTGTTCTCACGCACGCACATCCCGACCACATTGGCGGAATTGTAAATGCGGATGATTCTTTGGCTTTTCCCAACGCAAAAATTTATCTTTCAAAAACAGAATACGATTTCTGGACTGCTGAAATTCCTGATTTTTCAAAAGGAACACAAGATGCTGTTGCCGATTTTGAAATTCAGTTTGCCAAACATCATCTTTCACTAATTGATTCTGATATTGAGTTTTATAAAGATGAGGCCGAATTATTTGGATTTTTAAAACTTGAAAACGCTCCGGGACACACGCCAGGACATACGGTAATTACCATTTCATCTGCAGGAGAAGAATTGGTTCATATCGCAGATACTTTTCAGCATATTATTTTGGTGGAACATCCGGAATGGGGAAATCAAATCGATTCGGATTTTGAACAGGCTGTAAAAACCCGCAAAGAAGTTTTAGAAAAATTAGCATCTACGAAACAGCTTCTTTTTGGAGACCATTTGCCTTTTCCCGGTTTAGGTTTTATTGAAAAAAACGAAAACAGCTATCGTTTTATTCCGAAAGCTTTTTATACACTTTAA
- a CDS encoding alpha/beta fold hydrolase, with amino-acid sequence MKTTALNAETQFAEINNNKIAYRQFGNGAPLFFVNRFRGIMDTWDPLFLDSLAEKNTVILFDYPGIGSSEGELPLNIVEVASTVPALADHLGIDKFNVLGWSYGGLVAQAVTFQNQDRVLNTILIGTNPPGENEIPIEQVFFDHALKPINDLEDEYYLFFEPSSEKSRQAAREFHERIGQRLERSLIPSTMEVFQRYIAGSGTMREDKLNFRDGYKTLKSPVLVISGDHDISFATENWFPLLKNAPTMQHIILNDAGHGPQHQHPELTAGYINLFLG; translated from the coding sequence ATGAAAACAACAGCTTTAAACGCAGAAACGCAATTTGCAGAAATCAACAACAATAAAATTGCTTACAGACAGTTTGGAAACGGAGCTCCATTGTTCTTTGTCAACAGATTCAGAGGAATTATGGATACTTGGGACCCCTTGTTTTTAGATTCTTTGGCAGAAAAAAATACCGTTATTCTTTTTGATTATCCGGGAATCGGAAGCTCAGAAGGAGAGTTGCCTTTAAATATTGTAGAAGTGGCGAGTACGGTTCCGGCTTTGGCAGACCATTTGGGAATCGATAAGTTTAATGTTTTGGGTTGGTCGTATGGTGGATTGGTGGCGCAGGCTGTTACTTTTCAGAATCAGGACAGAGTTTTGAATACTATTTTAATCGGAACAAATCCTCCGGGAGAAAATGAAATTCCAATAGAACAGGTGTTTTTTGACCACGCTTTAAAACCAATTAATGATTTGGAAGATGAGTATTATCTGTTCTTTGAGCCGTCTTCCGAAAAAAGCAGACAGGCAGCTCGAGAATTTCACGAAAGAATCGGGCAGAGATTAGAGCGTTCATTAATTCCTTCCACAATGGAGGTTTTCCAGAGATATATTGCGGGTTCAGGAACAATGAGAGAAGACAAACTGAACTTCAGAGATGGTTACAAAACACTAAAATCTCCAGTTTTGGTTATTTCCGGAGACCACGATATCAGCTTTGCGACAGAAAACTGGTTTCCGTTATTGAAAAATGCACCTACAATGCAGCATATTATTTTGAATGATGCGGGGCACGGTCCTCAACATCAGCATCCGGAGCTTACGGCAGGATACATCAACCTTTTTTTAGGATAA